A genomic window from Lotus japonicus ecotype B-129 chromosome 1, LjGifu_v1.2 includes:
- the LOC130733387 gene encoding uncharacterized protein LOC130733387: MTDEETTAAAATVSGSPEKIQTAIQSLFSIVPSLNLSTTNPLSLLHDPNIYTEISTLLRDPNSGAGDNNLCRWLYDTFQSGDPELHLLVLRFLPVIAGVYLSRVADRKPQAGFEAVLLALYAHETTSRGGEPVTVTIPDMSHPSIYHESKAPSKNNATELNVAVVSPALEPHGTVRSTRRARIVGVAFELFYSKISQIPSAPKIDFCDFCKVWAGQDGEMYKDFEEESESEDEEEEVGGENCEEEGKEEHGVGEEKQSRNRGKTEDLSEEKQRSNRGKTEGRVPLPWELLQPVMRILGHCLLGPSSNKDMELFEAASEACRSLFARAMHDVNPNAILPMRSLLRLSKSVVGNHVDDFDPTELPKTDVITL, translated from the coding sequence ATGACCGATGAAGaaaccaccgccgccgccgccaccgtctCCGGCTCACCGGAAAAAATCCAAACAGCCATTCAATCCCTCTTCTCCATTGTCCCATCCCTGAATCTCTCCACCACCAACCCTCTATCTCTCCTCCACGACCCCAACATCTACACCGAAATCTCCACCCTCCTCCGGGACCCCAACTCCGGCGCCGGCGACAACAATCTCTGCCGGTGGCTCTACGACACTTTCCAATCCGGTGACCCGGAGCTCCACCTCCTCGTCCTCCGCTTCCTCCCCGTCATCGCCGGCGTCTACCTCTCCCGCGTCGCCGACCGGAAGCCTCAGGCGGGGTTCGAGGCGGTGCTGCTAGCCCTCTACGCCCACGAAACCACCTCACGCGGCGGCGAGCCCGTTACTGTCACAATCCCCGACATGTCACACCCCAGTATCTACCACGAATCTAAGGCGCCATCGAAGAACAACGCCACCGAACTCAACGTCGCCGTCGTGTCCCCCGCCTTGGAGCCCCACGGCACCGTCCGATCCACCAGAAGAGCTCGCATTGTCGGCGTCGCATTTGAATTGTTCTACAGCAAGATTTCGCAGATACCCAGTGCCCCGAAAATCGATTTCTGCGATTTTTGCAAGGTTTGGGCTGGCCAAGATGGAGAAATGTACAAGGATTTTGAAGaggaatcagaatcagaagatgaggaggaagaagtaGGAGGTGAGAattgtgaagaagaaggaaaagaagaacATGGGGTTGGTGAAGAGAAACAGAGTAGAAACAGGGGAAAAACAGAGGATCTAAGTGAAGAGAAACAGAGGAGTAACAGGGGGAAAACAGAGGGGAGGGTTCCTCTGCCTTGGGAGTTGTTGCAACCTGTTATGAGGATTTTGGGTCATTGTTTGTTGGGTCCAAGTAGTAACAAGGATATGGAGTTGTTTGAGGCAGCTAGTGAAGCTTGTAGGAGTTTGTTTGCAAGGGCCATGCATGATGTTAATCCCAATGCTATCTTGCCTATGAGGAGTTTGTTGAGGCTTTCCAAGAGTGTTGTTGGGAATCATGTGGATGATTTTGATCCCACTGAGTTACCTAAGACTGATGTTATTACTCTTTAG
- the LOC130733389 gene encoding crocetin glucosyltransferase 3-like, whose translation MAETARNEGHIVMAPFLAHGHLIPFLALARQIQERTSFTITIATTPLNIQHLRSAISSNNIRLAELTFNSTQHGLPPNIENTEKLPLTDIIKIFHASLNLEAPLRSLISQITQEEGHPPLCIISDVFLGWVTNVAKSLGTKNITFTTCGGYGTLAYISIWSHLPHRKTDSDEFWVPGFPESYRFHRTQLHRYLRAADGSDSWSRFFTPQIELSARSDGWICNTVEEIEPLGLQLLRKYLQLPVWTVGPLLPPATLKGSKHRAGKEPGIALEACIEWLDSKDESSVLYISFGSQNTISASQMMALAEGLEQSGKQFIWVIRPPFGFDLNGEFRAEWLPDGFEERMRLSKQGLLVHKWGPQLEILSHRSTGAFLSHCGWNSVLESLSNGVPIIGWPLAAEQGYNAKMLVEEMGVCVELTRNMESVISGEMVKKVIEIVMDQEGKGKEMKEKANKIAVHMREATTEKGEEKGSSVRAIDDFVRTILESKAT comes from the coding sequence ATGGCAGAAACTGCAAGGAATGAGGGGCATATAGTGATGGCACCTTTCCTGGCACATGGCCATCTCATCCCATTCCTAGCACTAGCAAGACAAATCCAAGAAAGAACTTCCTTCACCATCACCATTGCAACCACTCCCCTCAACATTCAACACCTCCGATCCGCCATTTCCTCCAACAATATCCGCCTTGCGGAGCTAACTTTCAATTCTACCCAACATGGTCTGCCACCCAACATAGAGAACACAGAGAAGCTGCCTCTGACAGACATCATCAAAATCTTCCATGCATCACTGAACCTTGAGGCTCCTCTTCGCTCCCTTATATCCCAGATCACACAAGAAGAAGGTCACCCTCCACTTTGTATAATCTCTGATGTCTTCCTTGGGTGGGTTACTAATGTTGCCAAGAGCTTAGGTACTAAAAATATAACCTTCACCACTTGTGGTGGTTATGGAACTTTGGCCTACATCTCTATCTGGTCTCACCTCCCCCACAGGAAAACAGACTCAGACGAGTTCTGGGTTCCGGGGTTCCCTGAAAGCTACCGGTTCCACCGCACTCAGCTGCATAGATATCTAAGAGCAGCTGATGGAAGTGATAGCTGGTCCAGATTCTTTACTCCACAGATTGAACTTTCTGCGAGGTCTGATGGCTGGATTTGCAACACTGTTGAGGAGATAGAGCCACTGGGACTGCAGCTCTTGAGGAAGTATCTTCAACTTCCTGTTTGGACTGTGGGTCCTCTACTCCCACCAGCTACACTAAAGGGTTCCAAACACCGTGCAGGGAAAGAACCCGGTATAGCTCTTGAAGCATGCATTGAGTGGCTCGATTCGAAAGATGAAAGTTCTGTTCTTTACATTTCTTTTGGGTCACAGAATACTATTAGCGCCTCCCAGATGATGGCTTTGGCTGAAGGACTGGAACAGAGTGGGAAACAGTTTATTTGGGTTATAAGACCACCTTTTGGTTTTGACCTTAATGGAGAATTCAGGGCAGAATGGTTGCCAgacgggtttgaagagagaatgAGACTCAGCAAACAGGGTTTATTGGTGCACAAATGGGGACCCCAATTGGAGATTCTATCACACAGATCGACCGGAGCGTTTCTAAGCCATTGTGGGTGGAACTCTGTGTTGGAGAGCCTTAGCAACGGTGTTCCCATCATTGGGTGGCCACTTGCAGCAGAGCAGGGATACAATGCGAAGATGTTGGTGGAGGAAATGGGTGTGTGTGTGGAACTCACACGAAATATGGAATCTGTCATTTCTGGGGAGATGGTGAAGAAGGTGATAGAAATAGTTATGGATCAAGAAGGGAAGGGAAAGGAGATGAAGGAGAAGGCAAATAAGATTGCAGTACACATGAGAGAGGCAACAACAGAGAAAGGTGAAGAAAAGGGGTCTTCCGTGAGAGCAATAGATGATTTTGTAAGAACCATTTTAGAATCCAAGGCTACATGA
- the LOC130733388 gene encoding protein FAR1-RELATED SEQUENCE 3-like, giving the protein MDVQVINMAEEGSGRQTIANGGDAERSKNEVNGAGNNGSHVQNGVSEPRVKEHSHSMVSGNKVNNLLPRRHFSSVGRTMPETYQGVGLVPSGVMSISLNGSHSATENIHGIRNNPAPAAAAGETSRPVKIGPVSMNYTVRRPPTRNRTFGRDAQNMLEYFKKVQAENPGFFYAIQLDEDSHMSNVFWADARSRAAYSHFGDAVSLDTTYRVYQYRVPFAPFTGVNHHGQMILFGCALLLDNSEASFVWLLKTFLTAMNGRHPVSITTDQDRAIQTAVSQVMPQVRHRINKWDVLREGHEKLAHVCHSHPNFQVELYNCINLTETIEEFDSSWNSIISKYELGRNDWLQSLYGIRAKWVPAYFRDSFFAVISPNQRFGGSFFDGFVNQQTTLPIFFRQYELALESWFEKEIESDFETICTTPVLKTPSPMEKQAADLYTQKIFLKFQEELVETFAYTANRVEEDGENSIFRVAKFEDDQKSYIVILNHSELRANCTCHMFEYSGILCRHVLTVFMVTNIFTLPSHYILKRWTRNAKSSVGSVEEVGESHGHESLTSRYASLCREAIRYAEEGAIAMETYDAAMSALTEGGKKIAAVTRSIAKVAQPNDKVSGTACGERKTPTLTSDTTPFLWPLQVETTRRYLNDAGAPVQSGSIRYAGEGATAMETCDAARGAPREGGKKIPVTKRSIAKGVQPNDLVSGTAYGERKTPTSDTSTTPLLWPQQDETTRRFNLNDAGAPVQSVSNRYAEEGAISRETYDATISAPREGAKKITVMKRSIAKVALPNSGTAYGERKTPTLTSDTSTTPPVWPLQDETTRFNLNDSGASVQLVADRNLPQTSPVSLQQDDGPPENMVALPCLKTMTWVMQNKNSTPESRVAVINLKLQDFNRTPSIESVVTFNLTSVSLEPMLNYMTHINEQLSTPASKVAVINLKLEDTQTSSGESEVKFQVSRDTLGAVLRSMTYIRKQLSCAGDVHSETTMKRHRK; this is encoded by the exons ATGGATGTTCAAGTGATAAACATGGCAGAAGAAGGAAGTGGCCGTCAAACTATAGCAAATGGCGGGGATGCTGAACGTAGTAAAAATGAAGTTAATGGTGCTGGAAATAATGGATCTCATGTTCAGAATGGGGTTTCTGAGCCACGTGTGAAGGAGCATAGCCATTCCATGGTGAGCGGTAATAAGGTGAATAATCTTCTACCTCGCAGGCACTTTTCAAGTGTGGGAAGGACCATGCCTGAAACTTACCAAGGAGTCGGGCTTGTTCCAAGTGGTGTTATGTCTATCTCTTTGAACGGGAGTCACAGTGCCACTGAAAATATTCATGGGATTAGGAATAATCCTGCACCTGCAGCAGCTGCTGGTGAAACAAGTCGCCCAGTTAAAATAGGTCCTGTATCGATGAATTATACTGTTAGGCGACCACCTACACGAAATAGGACATTTGGAAGGGATGCTCAGAACATGCTGGAGTATTTTAAGAAAGTGCAGGCCGAGAACCCTGGTTTCTTCTATGCAATACAACTTGATGAAGATAGTCATATGTCTAATGTGTTTTGGGCAGATGCAAGATCAAGGGCAGCTTACAGTCATTTCGGTGATGCAGTTTCTCTGGACACCACATACAGAGTATATCAATATAGAGTGCCATTTGCTCCATTCACTGGGGTAAACCACCATGGTCAGATGATTCTGTTTGGTTGTGCGCTCCTTTTGGATAATTCTGAGGCTTCTTTTGTTTGGCTCTTAAAGACTTTTCTGACAGCTATGAATGGCCGTCACCCTGTCTCTATAACTACTGATCAAGACAGAGCTATACAGACTGCAGTTTCACAAGTTATGCCTCAAGTGCGCCACCGCATAAACAAGTGGGATGTCTTGCGAGAAGGCCATGAAAAGTTGGCTCATGTATGTCACTCACATCCAAATTTTCAGGTTGAACTTTATAATTGTATTAACCTGACAGAGACTATTGAGGAGTTTGATTCATCTTGGAATTCTATCATTAGTAAATATGAACTCGGAAGAAACGATTGGCTTCAATCCTTGTATGGTATTCGTGCTAAATGGGTTCCAGCATATTTCCGTGATTCGTTTTTTGCTGTAATATCTCCTAATCAAAGATTTGGTGGTTCTTTTTTTGATGGTTTTGTCAACCAGCAGACAACATTACCTATTTTCTTTAGGCAGTATGAACTAGCTCTGGAGAGCTGGTTTGAAAAGGAAATAGAATCAGATTTTGAGACAATTTGCACCACACCAGTTCTAAAGACACCTTCGCCCATGGAGAAGCAGGCTGCTGATCTGTATAcacagaaaatatttttgaagtttCAAGAAGAGCTAGTTGAAACTTTTGCTTATACTGCCAACAGAGTCGAAGAAGATGGGGAAAATAGCATATTCAGGGTTGCAAAATTTGAGGATGACCAAAAGTCGTATATTGTCATATTAAACCACTCTGAGCTGAGAGCTAACTGCACTTGCCATATGTTCGAGTACTCAGGCATTCTATGTAGGCATGTTTTAACTGTTTTCATGGTGACTAATATTTTTACGTTGCCATCCCATTACATCTTAAAACGGTGGACAAGAAATGCAAAAAGCAGTGTTGGATCAGTTGAAGAGGTTGGTGAATCACATGGACATGAGTCTCTGACATCACGATATGCCAGTTTATGTCGTGAAGCTATTAGATACGCTGAGGAAGGGGCAATAGCTATGGAAACTTATGATGCTGCTATGAGTGCCCTGACAGAAGGTGGGAAGAAGATTGCTGCCGTGACGAGAAGTATTGCCAAAGTTGCACAACCTAATGATAAGGTCAGTGGGACTGCCTGTGGTGAAAGGAAAACCCCTACCTTAACATCAGATACAACCCCTTTTTTATGGCCACTACAAGTTGAAACAACAAGGAGGTATCTTAATGATGCTGGTGCACCTGTTCAATCAGGTTCTATTAGATATGCTGGGGAAGGTGCAACAGCTATGGAAACTTGTGATGCTGCAAGGGGTGCTCCTAGAGAAGGTGGGAAGAAGATTCCTGTCACGAAGAGAAGTATTGCCAAAGGTGTACAACCTAATGATCTTGTTAGCGGGACTGCTTATGGTGAAAGGAAAACCCCTACTTCAGATACAAGTACAACCCCTCTTTTATGGCCACAACAAGATGAAACAACAAGGAGGTTTAATCTTAATGATGCAGGTGCACCAGTTCAATCAGTTAGCAATAGATATGCTGAGGAAGGGGCAATATCTAGGGAAACTTATGATGCCACAATAAGTGCTCCTAGAGAAGGTGCGAAGAAAATTACTGTCATGAAGAGAAGTATTGCCAAAGTTGCACTACCTAATAGTGGGACTGCTTACGGTGAAAGGAAAACCCCTACTTTAACATCCGATACAAGTACAACCCCTCCTGTATGGCCACTACAAGATGAAACAACGAGGTTTAACCTTAACGACTCTGGTGCATCAGTTCAATTAGTTGCTGATAGGAATTTACCACAAACGTCCCCTGTGTCTCTTCAACAAGATGATGGTCCACCTGAAAACATG GTGGCTCTTCCATGTCTGAAAACGATGACATGGGTAATGCAGAACAAAAACTCAACGCCAGAGAGCAGAGTAGCTGTTATCAATCTTAAG TTGCAAGATTTTAACAGGACTCCATCAATAGAATCCGTGGTTACGTTTAATCTCACAAGTGTTTCATTGGAACCCATGTTGAACTATATGACCCACATCAATGAACAGCTTTCGACACCAGCTAGTAAGGTTGCTGTAATAAATCTCAAG CTTGAAGATACCCAGACATCTTCTGGTGAGTCTGAAGTTAAGTTTCAGGTGTCCAGGGACACATTGGGTGCTGTGctacgatcaatgacctatatcCGCAAGCAACTTTCATGTGCG GGCGATGTCCACTCAGAAACCACAATGAAAAGGCATCGGAAGTGa